A genomic region of Capra hircus breed San Clemente chromosome 19, ASM170441v1, whole genome shotgun sequence contains the following coding sequences:
- the RUNDC3A gene encoding RUN domain-containing protein 3A isoform X4, which translates to MEASFVQTTMALGLSSKKASSRNVAVERRNLITVCRFSVKTLLEKYTTEPIDDSSEEFVNFAAILEQILSHRFKACAPAGPVSWFSSDGQRGFWDYIRLACSKVPNNCVSSIENMENISTARAKGRAWIRVALMEKRMSEYITTALRDTRTTRRFYDSGAIMMREEATVLTGMLIGLSAIDFSFCLKGEVLDGKTPVVIDYTPYLKFTQSYDYLTDEEERHSAESSTSEDNSPEHPYLPLVTDEDSWYSKWHKMEQKFRIVYAQKGYLEELVRLRESQLKDLEAENRRLQLQLEEAAAQNQREKRELEGVILELQEQLTGLIPGDHAPLAQGSKDLTTRLVNQWPSLGTLSGAEGANNPKLYRRHSFMSTEPLSAEASLSSDSQRLGEGKRDEEPWGPIGSSEPN; encoded by the exons CCTCCAAGAAAGCGTCTTCCCGCAATGTGGCCGTGGAGCGCAGGAACCTGATCACCGTGTGCAG GTTCTCTGTGAAAACCCTGCTGGAGAAGTACACAACGGAGCCCATCGATGACTCATCCGAGGAGTTTGTGAATTTCGCAGCCATCTTAGAGCAGATCCTCAGCCACCGTTTCAAAG CCTGTGCCCCAGCAGGTCCGGTGAGCTGGTTCAGCTCAGATGGGCAGCGAGGCTTTTGGGACTACATCCGCCTGGCCTGCAGCAAAGTGCCCAACAACTGTGTGAGCAGCATCGAGAACATGGAAAACATCAGTACTGCCCGGGCCAAG GGCCGGGCATGGATCCGGGTGGCACTGATGGAGAAACGCATGTCGGAATACATCACCACAGCCCTGCGGGACACTCGGACCACCAG acGCTTCTACGACTCAGGAGCCATCATGATGCGGGAGGAAGCCACGGTCCTCACTGGGATGCTGATCGGACTGAGCGCCATAGACTTCAG CTTCTGCCTAAAGGGCGAAGTGCTGGACGGGAAGACCCCCGTGGTCATCGACTACACGCCCtacctgaagttcactcagag CTACGACTACTTGACGGACGAGGAGGAGCGGCACAGCGCCGAGAGCAGCACGAGCGAGGACAACTCGCCCGAGCACCCGTACCTGCCGCTCGTCACCGACGAGGACAGCTGGTACAGCAAGTGGCACAAGATGGAACAGAAGTTCCGCATTGTCTACGCGCAGAAG GGCTACCTGGAGGAGCTGGTGCGTCTGCGCGAGTCGCAGCTGAAGGACCTGGAGGCGGAGAACCGGCGGCTGCAACTGCAGCTGGAGGAGGCGGCGGCGCAGAACCAGCGGGAGAAGCGGGAGCTGGAAGGCGTGATCCTGGAGCTGCAGGAGCAGCT gacaggtctgatccctggtgaCCACGCCCCCCTGGCCCAGGGTTCCAAGGACCTCACCACACGCCTGGTCAACCAATGGCCATCACTGGGCACACTCAGTGGGGCCGAGGGTGCCAACAACCCCAAGCTCTACCGGAG ACACAGTTTCATGAGCACGGAGCCCCTGTCTGCTGAAGCCAGTCTAAGCTCGGACTCCCAGCGCCTGGGAGAGGGCAAGCGGGACGAGGAGCCCTGGGGCCCCATCG GAAGCTCAGAACCAAATTAG
- the RUNDC3A gene encoding RUN domain-containing protein 3A isoform X9: protein MEASFVQTTMALGLSSKKASSRNVAVERRNLITVCRFSVKTLLEKYTTEPIDDSSEEFVNFAAILEQILSHRFKACAPAGPVSWFSSDGQRGFWDYIRLACSKVPNNCVSSIENMENISTARAKGRAWIRVALMEKRMSEYITTALRDTRTTRRFYDSGAIMMREEATVLTGMLIGLSAIDFSFCLKGEVLDGKTPVVIDYTPYLKFTQSYDYLTDEEERHSAESSTSEDNSPEHPYLPLVTDEDSWYSKWHKMEQKFRIVYAQKGYLEELVRLRESQLKDLEAENRRLQLQLEEAAAQNQREKRELEGVILELQEQLHSFMSTEPLSAEASLSSDSQRLGEGKRDEEPWGPIGSSEPN from the exons CCTCCAAGAAAGCGTCTTCCCGCAATGTGGCCGTGGAGCGCAGGAACCTGATCACCGTGTGCAG GTTCTCTGTGAAAACCCTGCTGGAGAAGTACACAACGGAGCCCATCGATGACTCATCCGAGGAGTTTGTGAATTTCGCAGCCATCTTAGAGCAGATCCTCAGCCACCGTTTCAAAG CCTGTGCCCCAGCAGGTCCGGTGAGCTGGTTCAGCTCAGATGGGCAGCGAGGCTTTTGGGACTACATCCGCCTGGCCTGCAGCAAAGTGCCCAACAACTGTGTGAGCAGCATCGAGAACATGGAAAACATCAGTACTGCCCGGGCCAAG GGCCGGGCATGGATCCGGGTGGCACTGATGGAGAAACGCATGTCGGAATACATCACCACAGCCCTGCGGGACACTCGGACCACCAG acGCTTCTACGACTCAGGAGCCATCATGATGCGGGAGGAAGCCACGGTCCTCACTGGGATGCTGATCGGACTGAGCGCCATAGACTTCAG CTTCTGCCTAAAGGGCGAAGTGCTGGACGGGAAGACCCCCGTGGTCATCGACTACACGCCCtacctgaagttcactcagag CTACGACTACTTGACGGACGAGGAGGAGCGGCACAGCGCCGAGAGCAGCACGAGCGAGGACAACTCGCCCGAGCACCCGTACCTGCCGCTCGTCACCGACGAGGACAGCTGGTACAGCAAGTGGCACAAGATGGAACAGAAGTTCCGCATTGTCTACGCGCAGAAG GGCTACCTGGAGGAGCTGGTGCGTCTGCGCGAGTCGCAGCTGAAGGACCTGGAGGCGGAGAACCGGCGGCTGCAACTGCAGCTGGAGGAGGCGGCGGCGCAGAACCAGCGGGAGAAGCGGGAGCTGGAAGGCGTGATCCTGGAGCTGCAGGAGCAGCT ACACAGTTTCATGAGCACGGAGCCCCTGTCTGCTGAAGCCAGTCTAAGCTCGGACTCCCAGCGCCTGGGAGAGGGCAAGCGGGACGAGGAGCCCTGGGGCCCCATCG GAAGCTCAGAACCAAATTAG
- the RUNDC3A gene encoding RUN domain-containing protein 3A isoform X5: MEASFVQTTMALGLSSKKASSRNVAVERRNLITVCRFSVKTLLEKYTTEPIDDSSEEFVNFAAILEQILSHRFKGPVSWFSSDGQRGFWDYIRLACSKVPNNCVSSIENMENISTARAKGRAWIRVALMEKRMSEYITTALRDTRTTRRFYDSGAIMMREEATVLTGMLIGLSAIDFSFCLKGEVLDGKTPVVIDYTPYLKFTQSYDYLTDEEERHSAESSTSEDNSPEHPYLPLVTDEDSWYSKWHKMEQKFRIVYAQKGYLEELVRLRESQLKDLEAENRRLQLQLEEAAAQNQREKRELEGVILELQEQLTGLIPGDHAPLAQGSKDLTTRLVNQWPSLGTLSGAEGANNPKLYRRHSFMSTEPLSAEASLSSDSQRLGEGKRDEEPWGPIGSSEPN, translated from the exons CCTCCAAGAAAGCGTCTTCCCGCAATGTGGCCGTGGAGCGCAGGAACCTGATCACCGTGTGCAG GTTCTCTGTGAAAACCCTGCTGGAGAAGTACACAACGGAGCCCATCGATGACTCATCCGAGGAGTTTGTGAATTTCGCAGCCATCTTAGAGCAGATCCTCAGCCACCGTTTCAAAG GTCCGGTGAGCTGGTTCAGCTCAGATGGGCAGCGAGGCTTTTGGGACTACATCCGCCTGGCCTGCAGCAAAGTGCCCAACAACTGTGTGAGCAGCATCGAGAACATGGAAAACATCAGTACTGCCCGGGCCAAG GGCCGGGCATGGATCCGGGTGGCACTGATGGAGAAACGCATGTCGGAATACATCACCACAGCCCTGCGGGACACTCGGACCACCAG acGCTTCTACGACTCAGGAGCCATCATGATGCGGGAGGAAGCCACGGTCCTCACTGGGATGCTGATCGGACTGAGCGCCATAGACTTCAG CTTCTGCCTAAAGGGCGAAGTGCTGGACGGGAAGACCCCCGTGGTCATCGACTACACGCCCtacctgaagttcactcagag CTACGACTACTTGACGGACGAGGAGGAGCGGCACAGCGCCGAGAGCAGCACGAGCGAGGACAACTCGCCCGAGCACCCGTACCTGCCGCTCGTCACCGACGAGGACAGCTGGTACAGCAAGTGGCACAAGATGGAACAGAAGTTCCGCATTGTCTACGCGCAGAAG GGCTACCTGGAGGAGCTGGTGCGTCTGCGCGAGTCGCAGCTGAAGGACCTGGAGGCGGAGAACCGGCGGCTGCAACTGCAGCTGGAGGAGGCGGCGGCGCAGAACCAGCGGGAGAAGCGGGAGCTGGAAGGCGTGATCCTGGAGCTGCAGGAGCAGCT gacaggtctgatccctggtgaCCACGCCCCCCTGGCCCAGGGTTCCAAGGACCTCACCACACGCCTGGTCAACCAATGGCCATCACTGGGCACACTCAGTGGGGCCGAGGGTGCCAACAACCCCAAGCTCTACCGGAG ACACAGTTTCATGAGCACGGAGCCCCTGTCTGCTGAAGCCAGTCTAAGCTCGGACTCCCAGCGCCTGGGAGAGGGCAAGCGGGACGAGGAGCCCTGGGGCCCCATCG GAAGCTCAGAACCAAATTAG